The segment ataataatataacttattttaataataattttaaaagtagtgAAAGCATATGGACTAGTTGGGAATGGGTTAGGCTATAAAGCATGTGATgtcactaattttttaaaaatgaaattcatctAAAAATGGTTTAATGTTATTAAGTCAAGTATAAAATTTGAACTCATTATATgccatattatttaaaaattaagactttttatttctggaaagaacatgcagaaataaatataaaaggagtgctttactttttatattattcttCAAAAGACTATGTTTTTAAGATCTAATGTTCcttatttcttactttttctcaATTCAGCTACAAAAAACTCCAACAAATATGATCAAGCTATTTAATACCTGGAGAAATGCCATAACACTTTTTATCCTGCATTACTGGAAAAAATTCTTCCAGCATATCAGATAATTGTTTGGAGCCATACTGTTTCAATTTACCTTTTTGTATTATTAACATACCTTTAAAAGAACTGCAAAAGAACAGCAATGttggagaaatataaaatatagccTAAAGATCAAATATACTAATTTTACTGGATGGGACTTAAGAAcgtacatttttttccctccaaaataTTTAGGGAATTTCAATAAAACACAATACCCCTTACTTATCTAAtggatcagaatctctgggggtaAAGTATAGAACTGCAGTTGATGCAAGCCCCTAATAATTTTTCTGGCTAACTGTTATTTTAAGAACACATGAATAATCAAACATGAAGGTTTCATTTGAAAGGTTTCATGTAAGTGAACCATGACCAGATTTCAAGCAGCAACAGGAAGTGGCATGAAGGGAGGAGTAAAGCAGATGTCCTACCAAAGGGAGATAACTCAAGTGTCCAGAGAAGTTTCAGCATCCTAGGCATTTAGAGACAAACACACCTGTCCTGAACAAGCAGCAGGAGCACAAGCAGACGGCAGCGATTGTGAGCCAAAACTGCTATTACTTAGAATGACACTAGGCTTTCACTGTGTAATTCCTATCCCACTTCGCCATACATACATTTTTTCATTACTCACTCTGGAAATAAAAGCCTCCTAAGTACTACAATACTAATTGGCAGAGAAGAGGACCAAAACACCTTAAAGCAAAGCAAGGTACTTTTGTTTTCAATTCATAACaaggttttaaaacaaaaaaagtaaaaaatgtaaaaggtcGTTTAGATTTTTTGTACTGAATTATTACAAGCATTTATAAATACAGAACTTTCATGTAAGGGAGTCTTTTTTCCAAAACAACTAATCAAAGGCAAATAATTACTCAAATTTTGGAAGTTTATTCAAACCTGTAAtggacatgtaaaagaataaacaacTTTTACAAGATTAATTCTACTGTAACTGGTCAGTTTCAACATCTGTAAAGTGACAGTTTGAGACCAGGAGACGTTTGAAGTCCTGACTAGCTCTAATTCTAAAACTGTATGATATATAAAGCCCTCAAACTTTGAATTAAATATACTAGGTTGTTGAAAAACTATACTGTAAGCATACTCTAGTAATTCAAATAACCCTAAAGTGTTAAAATACTGATAGATGCATCCTGTGGTACTGTTTTCAGACTTCCTGTTAGCATGTGCTCTCaatgaatgaagagaaaaaaaactacTTTCTCTTACTTGGACTGCTAAAAATTAATTGCTTGCAACATAGCTACTCAATGAGGAGTTTAAAAAGGCTCTATCATTACGGAATCCTGAAAATCtcataaaaataagagaaacatcATTAGCTAGCCAGTAAATATCATAACTCAATGACAATCTTAAACTCTGAAGTATTTAGATGAAGTGCATTTGAGACATTTACCTATTATGCAAAACAAGCAGCATTACTTTACAATCTGAACATTACTGTGTAACTCCTTAGGTTGcatagggaaaaagaaaaaacattcatGGCGCTCTTCCCTCATAATTCTGCCATTCTTACTACACACATTACACATTTTCCACGGTCTGTAAGCGATGCACTGCCCAGAAGTGTCTATGAGGACAAGGGTTTATCTATACTGAAATTAGGTCTGAGATAGGTAACTTTACCGTAACAGAGTTTACACAGGATGTGTATTTCTCAGAAGATAATTTTGTGCTGTAATGGGGGGAAAAGAAATCAAGAAGTCTGATTCCTTAGATTCTTCATAGTTATTAACTTTATTCTTAAATTAAGGGACTGGTCTGCAGAACGAACAAAGCTCCTTACAACTTAAAAGACaggtaacacaacattgtaaaccaactgaacttcaataagaattttaaagtgaCCAGATAAAACAGACATCAGTCTAAAAACAAATTTTGcttctatataaaaaagatctaaCTTTTAAATCTGCATTTACAGACCACGAAAAACCGAAAAATGGGAGGCCAGAAGTAGTACgcaaaatataaaagttttcctGTTTAAAAACTCACTCATCCCTGGCTGTCAGGCTGTCATATTTACCATTTTTACAAGCCCGCTGGTCTGACCAAGATTCCTACTTTTAAGACCAACTAAAACCAAGCATTTGCAAAGCTAATTCAACATACTGTAGCTCAACAACTGACAGTACAGATCAGTGATCCAAAAGCTAATTAAACTGTCTCTATCAGCAAATTAGCAACCACACCCCTTAAAAAGAGCACTCAGGCGGTGCTCCATTAACTTCCACTAAGGGTGGCTTTCGTTTAAAATTCATTACTTCATTGCCTGAATGACCATGTTTATTTTACAAACACTGTCACCAGAAAAAGTCAATGACTTTACCTACGCCTGAAACAGAAATCAGTCTGGGGAAAGGCACCGTATAAAACGGGTGAATCTTAGTCACCCAACGATTAATTATAAGCACGGTATACTTAATCATAATGATAGTCTGTGCATCATAAGAATTAAAAACCTTTTATCAACTCAACTAAAGCCCGATGATAATGTATTACTCCACGAACGGTATTTCCTTTAGGTTCCAAGAAAAGCATTACTATTAAAATCGAGTTTGATGACTAAGTCTTAGGTTTTCCCTAccgtttcattattattatttaaggtGGAAAGGGCCTGTTTAGCGGGTACCGTGAAAACCTGTGGAAAGAGAAGTCTGGGAAGGGAATAGCCAAAATCAAACGACTGCGGAGAGCAATGAGGGCTCGGAGGCTGTGCGGGGCGAGGACAGGGACCCTTACCTGCCAGCGGCCATAGGTGAGGAGGATCATGGAGATGGGGATGGCGGTACCAGACATGGCATGGGTGGAGGGCATGCTGTACTCAGAGTTGTAGAAAACCTCCAACTTGACCACGGGTGGCGAGGCGGGCCGCGGCCAGCGGATGATGTCCTTGGTGCACTGGCCCAGGTACATGACCAGCACCCAGATGACCACGAGCCTCCGGCCCACCAAGGCGTCCAGGTTCCAGATCCAGAAGGGGAAGAACAGTATGTAAAAGAGTTCATTGCCCAGCTCCGTGCCGAAGCAGAACAGGTAGTGGAGAGGCCAGTTACTCACGTGGGCCAACTGGCCCTCCTCGTCCGTCAGCGAGTTGCGGCGCAGAAGCCCCGCGCACCGCGGCGAGGCTGGGCCCACCTCGGTCGCCCGCCCGTTCCGCACGCCGTTGGGGGCGCCGCCGTCGCCCAGCTTGGCCGGGCACTGATTGCGGTCGCTCCCGGGCGGCGGAGGGCCTCCGGACGGCCCCGGCTGCCGCTCTCTGCGCCGGGATTCTCCGGTGAGGTGCGCCTCCGCTTTCTCATCCTCCCTCGGGTCGGCGGCGGCCGCGGCTGTGCAGCTCGCCAGCGCTTCCACCCCGCACAGCTGCTGGAAACGGGCCACTTTCTGCGGGTCCTGCAAACTGCTCATCAGCTGGGCCAGCCACTGCCCCACCGACATGATAACGGAACCGCGCGGCCCGCGGGGCGAAGGACGGCGGCGCGAGGGTGGGCCGGCCCCCGGCGCAGTCCGGATCCGTCTCGGCGCGCCTACAGCAGCGGCAACTGCAAGGCGAGCGGCACCTCCCGCCACCAGCTGGGTTCTGCCGGGTGACGGCGCCACAGGCCGCAGCGGCTGCCGCGCGCCCCCGCCCCGCTCGCCCCTCCCTCGCCGCGCGCGCTCCGCCACCGCCCCGGCCTCCACGCGCCGGCGCGCGCCCCGCCGGGCCCCGCCCCCACGGCCTCTCGAGAAGGGGGCCCGGCGGCGCGGGTCAGCCTCGAGCGCACCCGGGTGGCGTGAGGGCGCTTAGGCTCTGCAGAGCGGCGGCCTGGAGGTTCTCCTTATTAATACCCACCAGGCGTCGCGGCGCTTGGCGGGCCGGACTTTGCGCGCCCCTCTTCAACTTCAGCCCTCGCTCCCTGCTGGCTGGGGTTGCCGGCTTCTCTCGGTCCGGCGTTGACTGGGAAAGGCCACGATCCTGGTGCCAGGTTCGGCGGTGCCAGTGGCCAAGCATCCGGACGTCCTGCTGGCACAGAATCAAATGGTGATTGGTGAATGAAAGCGAAGTAACTGCCACGCACTCAAGGAATTACAAGTAATTACGGAGCTGTCCTTAAAGCCACGTGCCAGTTGACTGGTGGTGACGAGAGTAAAGATATAGATCCCAGGACAGTAGGGTGTCATTGATTGTCAAAAGCTCAGAAATAGACGAAGTAAAACCAATAAATCGCTGAAGTAGTAATTAGTAAATGGGTATTGTGCACATACCAAAGAGACAGTTTGTCAACTAGGATCACTCAAACCAAGGTACTGAGTGAGGCATCGGGGTAtattgttatacagcagcttaTATGGTGAGAAggtaggatttttttcttcttcatagtGATTGTTTATAATAGAATTTTCAGCGGTTACCTCATATCAGCCTTGAGAAGCAGTTCAAATTTTGCTTATTATTTCCAAAGAAGTGACTAAGTTGGTTTCATCTGCCCAAGGAATTAAGACTGGTCTCCGTTTGGTTttgaatttaacaaatatttttgtctAAGTTACCAGATCACAGTTATTCTTAACCTACCTATAGAATTTCCTTTTGATAAATTCTAATAGCTAGCAGGGTTGCACAGAAGATATGTAATTGGCAGCTGAACTCAGGGGGGTAGATTTCTGAGTTTGATAAGGCTGGTTTAGAAACTTAACTTTCATGTCCCACAAGTTACAAATTTGACTTCTAGAAAGAGAGGTTTTTGTAAGAAGGGCCCTGAACTCTAGTTCCAGGAAGTTATTTCAGGTATAGTGAAtgtctaaatttaaaatttggaaCTTCTTCCAAGAAACAGGCTGGGAAATTCCCCTCCTTTATGTCattataaatattgtattttcttctttcccaggGAGAATGATTCTCCTCCTCCCACTCCACTTGCCAGGCTGTGACCATAGAAAGATGAATAAACCATCATCCATGCCCTCAGGTTGCTCACAAGATAAATAGGAGACAGAGATAGATCCCCCTCTGGAGTATAGAGCAGATGGTAAGTGCTAAAACTGAGTCATAAACAACATGTTctggaaaggagaagaaacaagTTGACTAGGAACAGCAAAAAAGTTGTTGAGGTGATCATATTAAGCTAGATCATAATTGAAAAGTGAGATATGAATAGTTGGAGAAGCCCatctttggaaaagagaaaatgaataaaaacagatgGAAATGTGCAAAGACATATTTGGTAAACAGTTAATAGCTCATAGAATACAGAGTAGGAATGGTAAGTGACTGTAATGGGGTTAGAAAGGGAAGATAGGACCAGATTGTAAAGGCTGGGGATTTTATTTTGCAAGCAgtacatacatgctaagttgcttcagtcgtgtctgactgtttgtgacactatgggctgaagcccaccagactcttctgtccatgggattctcctggtaagaatactggtgtgggtttgccgtgccttcctccagaggatcttcctgacccaggaatcaaatctatgtctcttacatctcctgcatcgggaggcaagttctttaccactagcaccacctgggaagcgcttGTAAGCAGTGTGGGACCATCAAAGGCCTTTCAGCCTGGCCACTAACACCATTAGAACTGTGCTTAGAAAGAGGACTAGGAAGGAATCAATGGTGAATTGCCACAGGTCGGAGACCAGAGGCCAGGTAAATCATTAGAAGATGATTACAGTAACCAAGAGAGAGAATGACTGCCTGAACTAGAATCAGATTCTGAGAATTGAAAGGAAGGGATTTGAAAggatctgcccgcaatgcaggagaccccggttcgatccctgggtcaggaagatcccctggagaagggcgttgcaacctactccagtattcttacctggagaatcccatggacagaagaacctggtgggctatatatagtccatggtgttgcaaagagtcagacaggactgagcgactttcactactcACTACATTTAAATTCATAGCTCTGCAGGCAAACAATAGTCCATCCCTGATTGGAAAATATTGTCTAATATTGAGACATTTCTAATTTAATGAGGAAGACATAACAAGAGAAAACATGCAAATATATTCAAAGATGTAAAGTGAAGCATAATAAACAGTTCTAGGAAGTGAGATCCAAGCAATCACTGTGGAGTGAGAGGCAGGAAGGTGGCACTGGGTTAGCTCTGACTGCTTCTGTCAAACAGATGATTAGCTGGTGTTTAAAGTCAAGGAGCAGCTTAGAGAGAAATGTCTGTGAGGCACTTTACACATGcttttctatgaaaataatttgTTCAGAGGGGAATTATTCAGATTCAGCCAAGAAATTTTTGATTCTGGGGATTAGTCTATAAAGatagcaggaaaaaagaaaatatagaaaacaaagtaGAAGGTGATCTTTACagattttcttcaatttacaaTGGTGGTCCTGATAAACCcatcataaattgaaaatatctaggtcaaaaatgcatttaatataccTAAACTACTTATCAACATAGCTTAGCCTAGCCTACctttaaacatgctcagaacacttaggTTAGCATACAGTTGGCAAAATCACCTAACACAAAGcctgtttttaaattaagtgttgagtatctcatgtaatttattgtatACTGGccgtgaaagtgaaaaacagaatggccgTGTGGATACAGAATGGTTATAAGTGTCTCAGTTACCTACTTTTGTCGTCTAGTAGCTGACTGAGAGCTGCAGCTCCCTACTCTCCCCTGCCCAGCCTTTTGTACTGCATATCCTTAGCTCTGGAAACTATCAAAATTCAGAATTTGAGGTATGGTGTCTACTAAATGTGTACTATCTTTGCACCATCATATAGTCAAAAAATTTTCAATCGATCCATCACAAACCAGGGAATGTCTGTATACCCCGTGGCCGAATTATGTCTCCTTCAGCACTGATAGATTTTGTCAGAATGCAGTATTCCCTATAAAGGTAATGGAAACAGAGATGATAGGGAATGGGAATTTGGCCTATGACTGCACgaaggaggaaaaagaatgcAAGTTGACGGAACTTGAAGGGGCTAGCACTTTCCTGCTAGTGCAGTAAATCTGTTAATGATAAGGAAAATGTCTTAGCTGTAAACCAAAGcaccacagtgaaaaaaaaatagtagttttGGTGGATTCTATTCACATTCACTCCAAACTTTTCATAATAGAACATCTTAGGACTTAATGGAAATTTAAttgtataaaaattcaaatttaaatattctgtggcaagcatttttaaaataaagcataaacattttttaaaagaaaatatttctgccaAATAAAGATATGACTCTCTGGGTGTGATTCCGTGTCTTGCCTGCAAagtcaaatgtctttttttttcaattaatttattttttaattgaaggataattgctttacagaattgttggtttctgccaaacatcaacatgaatcagccatagatatacatatgtcccctccctctcgaatcttcctccctcctccctccccatcccacccctctgtgttgctacagagccccagtttgagttccctgagtcataacagcaaattcccatctattttacacatagtaacataagtttccatgttacttacATTGTAACAAATGTCTTCATCCATGTCCTACAATTGATATGTTAAATTTTGTGATATACTTCTTTGTATTTCATGTAATATTGAAACATTTTGAAGACTCATGTTCTATAAAGGGGAAATGTTGCTGTCATTTCTAATGGAACTTTCCTTAAAGTGGAAGGGAAATACAATACACAGTCTTGGCCTTGGTCGTTCTACCTTCAGCAGATAATTTATCATAGTGAATTGTGGTAAATCATTGAttcgggcttctctggttgttcagttgttcagaatctgcctgcaatgcaggaaacccatgttcaatcccggggtcaggaagatcccctggagaaggaaatggctacccactccagtattcttgcctggagaattgcataaatcgaggagcctggtgagctacaatccatggaatcacaaagacttggacatgactgaacgactaagcacacatgtaaATCATTGATTCAGCTACTTTTACAATGAGTTCAAAGAACTTTATCAATAGAAATGCACCTTCTGAGTAATTTAGGTTCAAAACTATGttatactgtattgtatatttgaatgttgctaagagagtagctttttaaaagttctcatcacaagaaaaaaagaactatgtgaggtgatggatgttaactaaaattACAGTAATGTattaaatcattatgttatacaccttaaactaatacaatgttcaatgtgaattatatctcctTAAACCCCTCCAGGGGATGGAGAAACTATATTACTtaataagaaaatgataatattcattttaaactgaatattcattattatCGATCTATTTTCTTTTGCCTATCTGGAATCcagctaaatttatttttttgtttgtttagaatttttaaatatttttattgaagtatagttgatttacaatactgtattagttttaagtgtacaacagTCATTAAGTGtacatagatatatgtatttgtgtgtctatatacatatatattctttttcagattctattccattatagattattacagggTAGAGAGTCTAGTTccttgtgccatacagtaggtccctgttgtttatctgtttcgTATAcagtattgtgtatatgttaatcccaagctcctaatttctCTCCCCTTATgcattcccctttggtaaccataagtttgttttctatgtctgtgagcctacTTCTGTTTcaaattaatttcttatttgttAAACTGCAAAATTTATATGTTGTAAACTAGTCACCATAAATTACTAgtactaaaatatttttgaaatgtaaatgtCATTACATAGCACTTATGGCATCAATAAGTGGACTCGATGaagatgagtctgagtgaactccgggagttggtgatggacagggaggcctggcatgctgcaattcatggggtcgcaaagactcggacatgactgagcgactgaactgaactgaactgaactgatgagtatttttgaatgattaaatccatgtttattaaattatttacatataaCCTAGTGATTTTTATCCTGCATCTCTGATtagttttatacttttcaaaattaGGATTTCCTCTGAATTCTCAAAAAGATACTTATCATAGCACAAATGTAAAGAAGATATATGACGAatatagataaaattttaaaagtaagggTTGCATTTTTTTATCTTCTACATTTTCTCTGCCCCAGCCTTTCACTTTCTCCCAAAGAAATATTCTAAGGGGAAAAAACGGTCTAAGAGTATCTTAGTCAACAAAATAAATGGTCTCTCACCCACTTTTACTTCTGGCCCACATAGGCTGGGATCAccatggaatttttttcccttacaatACAGACCACTTATACCATTTTATTTTACCCCAAGTCtgtagtgcctttttttttttttaatttatgtatttattttggctatgctacgtctttgttgctgcaggcaggctttcttcagttgcagggagtgggggggaccactcttcattgcggtgcacaagtttctcattgtggtggcttctcttgttgcagagcacgggctctaggctcacgggcttcagtaattgtggcatgtgggctcagtagttggcaCACGAGCTTAGCTGCTCTGCTGCATGtcgaatcttcctggaccagagattgaacccatgacccctaaattggcaagcagattcctaACCCCTATactaccagggaggtccctgctcTGCCTTTCTTGATGCTTGTGTTCAGTTCTTCCTTGGATTTCATAAGccaataaattccttttttatttaaggTTTTTTTGAGGTAGGTTTtgcaattttcaaataaaatcatataGGTGGTTAGAGCCTTAGTTAGAACCAGAAGTCAGATCCGATTGCTCACCTACAGCTTTGGTGATGAACAGTTTTTGTTGCTGCAAAACCTGTTGCTGGCCCCCAGAGGCAAGGACCTGTGCTTTGCCTctaagtcatttttatttctactaaCAAGATGCTGGGAGCAAAACTGACACTGAATAAGAAGTAGATGAGTTACTATAAACATATACAGTTATGGAAAGAACGTTATCTTGATTCGGAAGACCTAGATTTGGGGCATGGATCTGCCACTGACCTCCTGTAAGATCCTCGGCAAATCACTTACAGTTAGGTACAAATCTTCACAGCACAATGGAAAGAACAAGAGCCTCGTGGGATTATGGAAAAGCTAAAAATGACATCATATAAGTAAGAAATTTTTTAGCTCTATTATGGGTTAACTGCAGGATATACattgga is part of the Bos indicus x Bos taurus breed Angus x Brahman F1 hybrid chromosome 10, Bos_hybrid_MaternalHap_v2.0, whole genome shotgun sequence genome and harbors:
- the SGPP1 gene encoding sphingosine-1-phosphate phosphatase 1, with amino-acid sequence MSVGQWLAQLMSSLQDPQKVARFQQLCGVEALASCTAAAAADPREDEKAEAHLTGESRRRERQPGPSGGPPPPGSDRNQCPAKLGDGGAPNGVRNGRATEVGPASPRCAGLLRRNSLTDEEGQLAHVSNWPLHYLFCFGTELGNELFYILFFPFWIWNLDALVGRRLVVIWVLVMYLGQCTKDIIRWPRPASPPVVKLEVFYNSEYSMPSTHAMSGTAIPISMILLTYGRWQYPLTYGLILIPCWCSLVCISRIYMGMHSILDVIAGFLYTILILVIFYPFVDVIDNFNQTHRYAPLIIIGLHLALGIFSFTLDTWSTSRGDTAEILGSGAGIACGSHFTYKMGLLLDPPLDILPLARHPISMTLFGKAILRIFIGMLFVLVVRDIMKRITVPLACKIFSIPCDDIRKARQHMEVELPYRYITYGMVGFSITFLIPYIFFFIGIS